The following DNA comes from Marichromatium purpuratum 984.
CTGGGCGATGTTGAGATAGACCTCGAGGATGCGTCGCTTCGGCCACAGCGTCTCGATCAGCACCGTGAACCAGGCCTCGACGCCCTTGCGCAGATAGTCCCGGCCCGACCACAGGAACAGGTTCTTGGCCGTCTGCTGGGTGAGGGTGCTCGCGCCCCGGCTGGGGCCGCCCTCGCCGAGGTCGGCCAGCACCTGACGCAGCTCGACCAGGTCGAAGCCGTAGTGCTCGGGAAAGCGCTGGTCCTCGGCGGCGATCACCGCCAGCGCCAGCTCCGGGTCGATATCGTCGAGATCGACCCAGCGATACGCCAGTCGCGGCGCGCGGCCCTCGGTCCACAGTCCGGAGAGCCGCTGTCCGAGCATGAACGCCGAACTCGGCGGATCGAGCCAGCGCAGCGTGCCGACCATCACCACCGAGAGCGCCGCCAGCACCAGCGCCGTCAGCACCAGCAGCCGCAACGGCCCCGACTTGCCACGCCGCGTCTTCCCGTGAGTCCCCCCCTTGCTCGTACGCCTGCGCGTCTTCCGTACGCTCATGACCGGGCCAAGACCTCCATCATCGCGAAAACCGCCGTTCGTCACCGGCGCATCCCCCACGGAACCCGCCACCGCTCCGGCCATCCATTCTGACACAGCCCAAGGCTCCCGCGTGTCACGCCAGCAAGCCTCTCGCGCCCGCTCCGCCTGGACATCGACCACGAGCGCCCCGACCATGGGGACATAAGGGACAATCGGGAGCCAACGAGGAGAACAAGATGCCGACCCGAATCTATCTGGTGCGCCACGGCGCCACCGAACTCACCGCCGAGGACCGCTTTGCCGGCTCCACCGACGTGCCGCTCTCCGAGCAGGGACGCACCCAGGTCCGTGCGCTCGCCGCGCGACTGCGTTGCGACAGCCTCGATGCGGTCTTCGCCAGCCCGATGGGGCGCACCATGGAGACGGCGCGGATCATCGCCGAGTCACACGGTCTCGAACCCACCCCCGAGCCCGGGCTGCGCGAGATCGACTACGGTCACTGGGAGGGCCTGACCCGCGAGCAGGTCGCCGCCGACTTCGCCGAGGAGTACAGCGCCTGGCAGGAGGATCCGCTGACCAGCGCGCCCAAGGGTGGCGAGTCGGGGATCGACGTGCTCGCCCGCGCCCTGCCGGTGATGCGCCGCATCGTCCACGACCACCACGACCGCTCGGTGCTGGTGGTCGCCCACAAGGGCACCAACCGGCTACTGGTCAGCAGTCTGCTCGGCTTCGACGCGCGCGGCTATCGCGACCGGCTCGACCAGAGCCCGGCGGGGCTGACCATCCTCGACTTCGCCAGCGAGGTGCGCGCCCGGCTGCGGCTGTTCAACGACATCTCCCACTACGAGGGGCTGCCGGCGCGGGAACTCGAACAACGGCTCTCGCACTGGTGGAGCGATCCCTGCCACTGAGTCCGTTCAGCGCCAGCCCGTCAGCAATCGCCACCCCGCCTGGAGCGCGCTCGCGCCCCAGGCCAGCAACACCAGCACCGCCACCAGCACCGGGCCGAAGGGCTGATCGAGCGCCAGCGCCAGCACGAAGGCGCCGAGATAACCGGCGACGGCGAAAATCCCCGCTACCACCCAGGTCGCACGCCAGCCGTGCGCCACCCGGAAGGCCACCCAGGCCGGCACGAACACCAGCGCGAAGGCCCCCATCAATCCCAGCGTGGCGGTGCCCACCGCCATGCCGAGCGCGG
Coding sequences within:
- the mtgA gene encoding monofunctional biosynthetic peptidoglycan transglycosylase, which gives rise to MSVRKTRRRTSKGGTHGKTRRGKSGPLRLLVLTALVLAALSVVMVGTLRWLDPPSSAFMLGQRLSGLWTEGRAPRLAYRWVDLDDIDPELALAVIAAEDQRFPEHYGFDLVELRQVLADLGEGGPSRGASTLTQQTAKNLFLWSGRDYLRKGVEAWFTVLIETLWPKRRILEVYLNIAQFGPEVYGAEAASRRYFDRSAANLGRSRAARLAAVLPDPRGYRLDRPSERRERRVGWILAQMRQLGGIAYLERLR
- a CDS encoding histidine phosphatase family protein — encoded protein: MPTRIYLVRHGATELTAEDRFAGSTDVPLSEQGRTQVRALAARLRCDSLDAVFASPMGRTMETARIIAESHGLEPTPEPGLREIDYGHWEGLTREQVAADFAEEYSAWQEDPLTSAPKGGESGIDVLARALPVMRRIVHDHHDRSVLVVAHKGTNRLLVSSLLGFDARGYRDRLDQSPAGLTILDFASEVRARLRLFNDISHYEGLPARELEQRLSHWWSDPCH